Proteins from a genomic interval of Candidatus Didemnitutus sp.:
- the gap gene encoding type I glyceraldehyde-3-phosphate dehydrogenase — MAVKVAINGFGRIGRLVFRALVEQGLLGTELDVVAVGDIVPADNLAYLLKYDSTQGKFQGTVGSKKSAADKTEDDVLVVNGKEIAVVSAKTPAELPWKKFGVDIVIESTGLFTECKKDDPKSAYGHIVAGAKKVIISAPAKNEDITVVMGVNDDKLDVTKHTMISNASCTTNCLAPIVHVLLKEGFGVEEGLMTTIHSYTATQKTVDGPSKKDWKGGRSAAINIIPSTTGAAKATALVLPEVKGKLTGMSFRVPTPTVSVVDLTVKTTKATSYKEIAAAMKKASETYLKGILAYTDDEVASSDFIHDKHSSIFDGGSGIELNPKFFKLVSWYDNEWGYSNRVVDLTKQIAAKL, encoded by the coding sequence ATGGCAGTCAAAGTCGCTATCAATGGTTTCGGCCGTATCGGCCGCCTCGTGTTCCGCGCGCTCGTCGAGCAAGGCTTGCTCGGCACCGAGCTCGATGTCGTCGCCGTCGGCGATATCGTCCCGGCCGACAACCTGGCCTACCTGCTCAAGTATGACTCCACGCAGGGCAAGTTCCAGGGCACCGTCGGCTCGAAGAAATCGGCCGCCGACAAGACCGAGGACGACGTCCTCGTCGTGAACGGCAAGGAAATCGCCGTCGTCAGCGCCAAGACCCCGGCCGAGCTGCCGTGGAAGAAGTTCGGCGTCGACATCGTCATCGAGTCCACCGGCCTCTTCACCGAGTGCAAGAAGGACGACCCGAAGAGCGCTTACGGCCACATCGTCGCCGGCGCCAAGAAGGTCATCATCTCCGCTCCGGCGAAGAACGAAGACATCACGGTCGTGATGGGCGTGAACGACGACAAGCTCGACGTCACGAAGCACACGATGATTTCCAACGCCTCCTGCACCACGAACTGCCTCGCGCCGATCGTGCACGTGCTCCTGAAGGAAGGCTTCGGCGTCGAGGAAGGCCTCATGACGACCATCCACTCCTACACCGCGACCCAGAAGACGGTCGACGGTCCCTCGAAGAAGGATTGGAAGGGTGGCCGCTCCGCCGCGATCAACATCATCCCGTCCACGACCGGCGCCGCCAAGGCCACCGCGCTCGTGCTGCCCGAGGTCAAAGGCAAGCTCACCGGCATGTCCTTCCGCGTGCCGACGCCGACCGTTTCCGTCGTCGACCTCACGGTCAAGACCACCAAGGCGACCTCCTACAAGGAAATCGCCGCCGCGATGAAGAAGGCCTCGGAAACCTACCTCAAGGGCATCCTCGCCTACACCGACGACGAAGTCGCGTCGTCCGACTTCATCCACGACAAGCACTCGTCGATCTTCGATGGCGGCTCGGGCATCGAGCTCAACCCGAAGTTCTTCAAGCTCGTCAGCTGGTATGACAACGAGTGGGGCTATTCCAACCGCGTCGTCGACCTGACGAAGCAGATCGCCGCCAAGCTCTAA
- the mnmA gene encoding tRNA 2-thiouridine(34) synthase MnmA, with protein sequence MARERLLVALSGGVDSSVAALLLQEQGHDVVCAYMKNWINEDNVIGHCPWMQDIDDARAVCDRLGLEFRVVNLMQDYRRLVVDYLLDGYQRGLTPNPDVMCNSRVKFGVFAAYARAEGFAGLATGHYARRVESDQLSALSSQRFHLLEGADKNKDQSYFLALLNQEQLAFARFPIGDLPKPELRALAARAGLPTATKKDSQGICFIGEVKMADFLRAYVPEQPGPIVRAIDGRVLGEHRGLHYFTIGQRKGIGIPSNTDNQAYVVVGKRASDHALLVAFDGPEAPGLWTNECRVHSLSFIGEPITEPTMLKCRVRYRDPRVPVEFIPDFNATDDPTRWSSPSPATTERAPAARVSGAAGTSAPTSATLRFPTPQRALASGQILALYRGEELLGGGVFV encoded by the coding sequence ATGGCCCGCGAACGCCTCCTCGTCGCCCTCTCCGGCGGAGTCGACAGCTCCGTCGCCGCCCTGCTCCTCCAAGAGCAGGGGCACGACGTCGTGTGCGCCTACATGAAGAACTGGATCAACGAGGACAACGTCATCGGCCATTGCCCGTGGATGCAGGACATCGACGACGCGCGCGCGGTGTGCGACCGGCTCGGGCTGGAGTTTCGCGTTGTGAACCTCATGCAGGATTACCGCCGCCTCGTCGTCGACTACCTGCTCGACGGCTACCAACGCGGCCTGACGCCGAATCCCGACGTGATGTGCAACAGCCGCGTGAAGTTCGGCGTCTTCGCCGCCTACGCGCGCGCCGAGGGTTTCGCGGGGTTGGCAACGGGCCACTACGCACGCCGCGTGGAGAGCGATCAGCTGTCAGCGCTCAGCTCTCAGCGATTCCACCTGCTCGAAGGCGCGGACAAGAACAAGGACCAGTCCTACTTCCTCGCCCTGCTCAACCAGGAGCAGCTCGCCTTTGCGCGTTTTCCCATCGGCGACTTGCCTAAGCCCGAGCTGCGCGCGCTCGCCGCGCGCGCCGGCCTCCCGACCGCGACGAAGAAGGACAGCCAGGGCATCTGCTTCATCGGCGAAGTGAAGATGGCGGATTTCCTCCGCGCCTACGTGCCCGAGCAACCCGGCCCGATCGTCCGCGCGATCGACGGACGCGTCCTCGGCGAACATCGCGGGCTGCACTACTTCACCATCGGCCAACGCAAGGGCATCGGCATTCCGTCAAACACTGACAACCAAGCCTACGTCGTCGTCGGCAAACGCGCGAGCGACCACGCGCTGCTCGTCGCCTTCGACGGCCCCGAGGCGCCGGGCCTGTGGACGAACGAGTGCCGCGTGCACAGCCTGAGCTTCATCGGCGAGCCGATCACCGAGCCCACGATGCTCAAATGTCGCGTGCGTTACCGCGACCCGCGCGTGCCGGTAGAATTCATTCCGGATTTCAACGCGACCGACGATCCGACCAGGTGGTCGTCGCCGTCCCCGGCGACGACAGAACGTGCCCCCGCGGCGCGAGTTTCAGGCGCCGCCGGGACGTCGGCGCCCACCTCCGCCACGCTCCGCTTCCCCACCCCGCAACGCGCCCTCGCCTCCGGCCAAATCCTCGCGCTCTACCGCGGCGAGGAATTGCTGGGTGGCGGAGTGTTCGTGTGA
- a CDS encoding LysE family transporter, whose protein sequence is MNYWPEFLTIVVAHALAVASPGPDFALVLRQSLAHGRRVAVWASIGIGCGIGFHVGYCSLGLGLLLRDSSVALSVAKYLGAAYLAWVGVQALRASPREGDLDLAEGNAAPTNGAAWTQGFIVNVLNPKAALFFIALYALRVSPTTPSLLKFGYGAWLMLATMAWFCLVSMLFTQTEIRRRFLRHGHWIDRALGVVFLAFAAALVLAKLG, encoded by the coding sequence ATGAACTACTGGCCTGAATTCCTGACGATCGTCGTGGCGCACGCGCTCGCGGTGGCTAGTCCCGGGCCGGACTTCGCGCTCGTGCTGCGCCAGAGCCTCGCGCACGGCCGGCGCGTCGCGGTGTGGGCGAGCATCGGCATCGGTTGCGGCATCGGTTTCCACGTTGGCTACTGCTCGCTCGGACTTGGCCTGCTGCTGCGCGACTCGTCCGTGGCGTTGAGCGTCGCGAAATATCTCGGTGCCGCCTACCTCGCGTGGGTCGGCGTGCAGGCGCTGCGCGCGTCGCCGCGCGAAGGCGACCTTGATCTCGCCGAAGGCAACGCGGCGCCGACGAATGGTGCGGCGTGGACGCAGGGCTTCATCGTCAACGTGCTCAACCCGAAGGCCGCGCTTTTCTTCATCGCGCTCTACGCCCTGCGCGTCAGTCCGACCACGCCTTCGCTGCTCAAGTTCGGCTACGGCGCGTGGCTGATGCTGGCGACGATGGCGTGGTTTTGCCTCGTGTCGATGTTGTTCACGCAGACGGAAATCCGCCGCCGCTTCCTCCGCCACGGCCACTGGATCGACCGCGCGCTCGGCGTGGTATTTCTGGCCTTCGCCGCGGCGTTGGTGTTGGCGAAGCTGGGGTGA
- a CDS encoding alkaline phosphatase family protein: MKRLLWLLVMGAAVLLARAEEAKEKPTRPIPAIERVLIISIDGLRPDRLLLANTPVIHGMIKNGAFTMWAQTTAVSITLPSHTSMLTGVVPRKHGIEWNEDLPLLHPIYPKVPTVFELAHKWNYTTALISGKSKFHTLAKPGTITYMWIPEGRDIEDDAPVADEAVKIIKEHKPELTFVHFPANDKRGHKYGWGSAEQMVAIEQADACVGRVLAALDEAGVREHTLIILSADHGGAGLTHGPEDPRSRNIPWIANGPTIKKGFDLTQSIELMVRTEDTCATACYVLGLGQFPYFDGKPVLYAFDNPPKP; encoded by the coding sequence ATGAAACGACTTCTGTGGCTGTTGGTGATGGGCGCCGCGGTTCTGCTCGCGCGCGCGGAGGAGGCGAAGGAAAAACCCACGCGGCCGATCCCGGCCATCGAACGCGTGCTGATCATCAGCATCGATGGCCTCCGTCCGGACCGCCTGTTGCTCGCCAATACGCCCGTGATCCACGGCATGATCAAGAATGGGGCCTTCACGATGTGGGCGCAGACGACCGCGGTCTCGATCACTTTGCCGTCGCACACGAGCATGCTCACGGGCGTTGTGCCGCGAAAGCACGGCATCGAGTGGAACGAGGACCTGCCGCTCCTGCATCCGATTTATCCGAAGGTGCCGACAGTCTTCGAACTTGCGCACAAGTGGAACTACACTACGGCGCTCATCAGCGGTAAGTCGAAGTTCCACACCCTCGCGAAGCCGGGCACGATCACCTACATGTGGATTCCCGAGGGCAGGGATATCGAGGACGACGCGCCGGTCGCCGACGAGGCGGTGAAGATCATCAAGGAGCACAAGCCCGAGCTGACCTTCGTGCATTTTCCGGCCAACGACAAACGCGGCCACAAATACGGCTGGGGCTCCGCCGAGCAGATGGTCGCGATCGAGCAAGCCGACGCGTGCGTCGGTCGCGTGCTCGCCGCGCTCGACGAAGCCGGTGTGCGCGAGCACACGCTGATCATCCTCTCCGCCGATCACGGTGGCGCGGGCCTGACGCACGGACCGGAAGATCCGCGCAGCCGCAACATTCCGTGGATCGCGAACGGCCCGACGATCAAAAAGGGCTTCGACCTCACGCAATCCATCGAGCTCATGGTGCGCACCGAGGATACCTGCGCGACGGCATGTTACGTGCTCGGGCTCGGCCAATTCCCTTACTTTGATGGCAAGCCCGTGCTCTACGCCTTCGACAATCCGCCGAAGCCCTGA
- a CDS encoding glycoside hydrolase family 1, producing the protein MNQPEHRILRAWLTSATSGIIELDADWTAELLPLLAPGEKAFQLASLVPAAPEVYAEEAGYFVDEAGQLVFVLDPAEHAGIDFERTSLYVGGDFNGWGEAIGRPEWQLKKSTLLGRDLWTLALPAGDLLREPPLRFKFVTGDARWLALSPDATNSSRDDEGHVNRLLLAHRTGRNLFAFTTNAPLEPSRAYSVVHLRDGQQSPKIRLRLGKFFHALESDLPLGALVRKNETTFRLFAPRAKAVKVSVTEQLEAPVGPHVYDLDKRLEDGEWRGVWEARLDQNLHGWFYWYNVSGPQNVFGNFHPNQRILDPYALAALGRDGPGIVLDRAWIGQGDRGFRTPAWQDLVVAEAHVRDLAANAPVEITAEERRGFAGLRKWVESPEFYLKRLGVNAVELQPVQEHDNATPDEYQWGYMTTNWFAPASAYGTAPVRATQVKEFQELVAAFHRQGMAVILDVVYNHAGEPAHLMFIDKLYHFELGDDGALSNWSGVGNDLRCRSAMTKRLIIDSLVHLIEAYGVDGFRFDLAELIGVGVLTEIEVALKKVKPDVILFAEPWSFRGHIADALRPTGFASWNDGYRNFLRDYVHANGAADKLEYYLKGSPWHFAYWPAQTVNYTESHDDRTWLDEITENGDKNGLRPTLNDVRRTHLMAAILFASVGIPMVAAGQDFLRSKHGVNNTYLRGDLNALDYRRLRRHAGTHAYFAEWIAFRRSHAGRHLRLWTRPSEGFFQAFAGPDGKSLALIYNADGSAGAQKLLLAVNPQQEDVTIPIGDSVAREWRLVADQARFYDRRTAPPAAVAAELFVPALGCGLWCTGE; encoded by the coding sequence TTGAATCAGCCCGAACATCGCATCCTCCGCGCGTGGCTCACATCCGCGACGAGCGGCATCATCGAGCTCGACGCGGATTGGACCGCGGAGCTGTTGCCGCTGCTGGCACCGGGCGAGAAGGCCTTCCAGCTCGCCTCGCTCGTGCCGGCCGCGCCGGAGGTCTACGCCGAGGAAGCGGGCTACTTCGTCGATGAGGCGGGGCAACTGGTCTTCGTCCTCGATCCGGCGGAACACGCCGGCATCGATTTCGAGCGCACCTCGCTCTACGTCGGCGGCGACTTCAACGGCTGGGGCGAGGCGATCGGCCGCCCCGAATGGCAGCTGAAGAAAAGCACGCTGCTCGGTCGTGATTTGTGGACGCTCGCGCTGCCGGCCGGCGATTTGCTGCGCGAGCCACCGTTGCGCTTCAAGTTCGTCACCGGTGACGCGCGCTGGCTCGCGCTTTCGCCGGATGCGACGAATTCGTCGCGCGACGACGAGGGGCATGTCAATCGGTTGCTCCTCGCGCATCGCACGGGGCGGAATCTGTTCGCGTTCACCACGAACGCGCCGCTCGAGCCGAGCCGCGCGTATTCGGTCGTGCACCTGCGCGATGGCCAGCAGTCGCCGAAGATCCGGCTGCGGCTCGGGAAATTCTTCCACGCGCTGGAGAGCGATCTGCCGCTCGGTGCGCTAGTGCGCAAAAACGAGACGACGTTCCGGCTCTTCGCCCCGCGCGCGAAGGCGGTGAAGGTGTCCGTAACCGAACAACTCGAAGCGCCCGTGGGGCCGCACGTCTACGATCTCGACAAGCGGCTCGAGGACGGCGAGTGGCGCGGCGTCTGGGAAGCGCGTCTCGATCAGAATCTGCACGGCTGGTTCTATTGGTATAATGTCAGCGGCCCGCAGAATGTTTTCGGCAATTTTCATCCGAACCAGCGCATCCTTGATCCTTACGCGCTGGCGGCGCTCGGGCGTGACGGTCCGGGCATTGTGCTCGATCGAGCGTGGATAGGGCAGGGCGATCGAGGCTTCCGCACGCCGGCATGGCAGGACCTCGTCGTCGCCGAGGCGCACGTGCGCGATCTCGCAGCTAACGCTCCAGTTGAAATCACCGCCGAGGAACGGCGCGGTTTCGCGGGCTTGAGGAAATGGGTCGAGAGCCCTGAGTTTTACCTGAAGCGCCTTGGCGTGAACGCGGTCGAGCTGCAGCCGGTGCAGGAACACGACAACGCGACGCCCGACGAATACCAGTGGGGCTACATGACCACGAACTGGTTTGCGCCCGCCAGCGCCTACGGCACCGCACCCGTCCGCGCGACGCAGGTGAAGGAATTCCAGGAGCTCGTCGCGGCCTTTCACCGGCAGGGCATGGCGGTGATCCTCGATGTCGTCTACAATCACGCCGGCGAGCCGGCGCACCTGATGTTCATCGACAAGCTCTACCACTTCGAGCTCGGCGACGACGGCGCGCTCTCGAATTGGAGCGGCGTCGGCAACGACCTGCGCTGCCGCTCCGCGATGACGAAGCGGCTGATCATCGACAGCCTCGTGCACCTCATCGAGGCCTACGGCGTGGACGGTTTTCGCTTCGACCTCGCCGAGCTGATCGGTGTCGGCGTGCTCACCGAGATCGAAGTCGCGCTGAAAAAGGTGAAGCCCGATGTCATCCTGTTCGCCGAGCCGTGGAGCTTCCGCGGGCACATCGCCGATGCGCTGCGGCCGACGGGCTTCGCTTCGTGGAACGACGGCTACCGGAATTTCCTCCGCGACTACGTCCACGCGAACGGCGCGGCGGACAAGCTGGAGTATTACCTCAAGGGCTCGCCGTGGCATTTCGCGTATTGGCCGGCGCAGACGGTGAACTACACGGAGTCGCACGACGACCGCACGTGGCTCGATGAGATCACGGAGAACGGCGACAAAAACGGTCTCCGCCCCACGCTGAACGACGTGCGTCGCACCCACCTGATGGCCGCGATCCTCTTCGCGTCGGTCGGCATTCCGATGGTCGCGGCGGGGCAGGATTTCCTGCGCTCGAAGCATGGCGTGAACAACACCTACCTGCGCGGCGACTTGAACGCGCTCGATTACCGACGTCTGCGGCGGCACGCCGGCACGCACGCGTATTTCGCGGAGTGGATCGCGTTCCGCCGTTCGCATGCGGGACGCCACCTGCGACTCTGGACGCGGCCGAGCGAGGGATTTTTCCAGGCTTTCGCCGGGCCCGACGGCAAGTCGCTCGCGCTGATCTACAACGCCGACGGCAGCGCCGGCGCGCAAAAACTCCTCCTCGCCGTCAATCCACAGCAGGAGGACGTCACGATCCCGATCGGCGACAGTGTGGCGCGCGAGTGGCGGCTCGTGGCCGACCAGGCGCGGTTCTACGACCGCCGCACCGCGCCGCCGGCCGCGGTCGCCGCGGAGTTGTTCGTGCCTGCGTTGGGCTGCGGGCTTTGGTGCACGGGCGAGTGA
- a CDS encoding FAD-binding protein: protein MKEKYAAATRLLKRRLGARVDVSEKGRFAASFDSSKVSFLPAAVIKPRAEKEIGVVLELANQHRVPVTVRGRGTTLMGSAAPVRGGWVVDMLALNKITVDADAGLATTQAGATTQAIQEAAAKLGWFFPLDPSSKAYCTIGGNIACNAGGMHGGKYGVTRDFVVALRGFLPTGEFVEWGTATKKFSAGFNLRDLWIGSEGMLGIVTGAVLKLLPQPAARWTLLTSFADEVSALKSAKALFRQRVMPAICEFLDRESVVCAERAMKTTIFPGQAGRPVILLEFAGGAAEIEDVKATVLAWAQEHSLGFREAKSREEAEQLWAVRRKCSGAMFELGDSKLNEDIVVPMRSYEKFARFLAQLKRRSRLAIPTFGHLADGNLHVNIMYHRADAAEAKRAEDAVQTLMETVVALGGAISGEHGIGLAKTPFLRIQHSPAQVKAMQAVKRALDPRGICNPGKMFEPVRIWKFQKLAVSFPWDHK from the coding sequence ATGAAGGAGAAATACGCCGCCGCCACCCGTCTGTTGAAGCGCCGTCTTGGTGCACGGGTCGATGTCTCGGAAAAGGGCCGCTTCGCGGCGTCGTTCGATAGCAGCAAGGTCTCGTTTCTGCCCGCCGCCGTCATCAAGCCGCGCGCCGAGAAGGAAATCGGCGTCGTGCTCGAACTGGCCAACCAGCATCGCGTGCCCGTGACCGTGCGCGGTCGCGGCACGACGCTCATGGGCTCCGCGGCGCCCGTGCGCGGCGGCTGGGTCGTGGACATGCTGGCGCTGAACAAGATCACGGTCGACGCCGACGCCGGTCTCGCCACCACCCAGGCGGGCGCGACGACGCAGGCGATTCAGGAAGCGGCGGCGAAACTCGGCTGGTTTTTCCCGCTCGATCCGTCTTCGAAGGCGTATTGCACGATCGGCGGCAACATCGCTTGCAACGCCGGCGGCATGCACGGCGGCAAATACGGCGTGACGCGCGACTTCGTCGTGGCGCTGCGCGGGTTCCTGCCGACGGGCGAGTTCGTGGAGTGGGGCACCGCGACGAAGAAGTTTTCCGCGGGCTTCAACCTGCGCGACCTCTGGATCGGCAGCGAAGGCATGCTCGGCATCGTCACCGGTGCCGTGCTGAAACTGCTGCCGCAACCCGCCGCGCGCTGGACGCTGCTCACGTCGTTCGCCGACGAAGTCTCCGCGCTGAAGTCCGCCAAGGCGCTCTTCCGCCAGCGCGTGATGCCGGCGATCTGCGAGTTTCTCGACCGCGAGAGCGTCGTGTGCGCGGAGCGTGCGATGAAGACGACGATTTTCCCGGGCCAGGCCGGCCGTCCGGTGATCCTGCTGGAATTCGCCGGCGGCGCGGCGGAGATCGAGGATGTGAAGGCGACGGTGCTCGCGTGGGCGCAGGAGCACTCGCTGGGTTTCCGCGAAGCAAAGAGCCGCGAGGAGGCGGAACAGCTTTGGGCCGTGCGCCGCAAGTGCTCGGGCGCGATGTTCGAGCTCGGCGATTCGAAGTTGAACGAGGACATCGTCGTCCCGATGCGCAGCTACGAGAAGTTTGCGCGCTTCCTCGCGCAGCTGAAACGCCGCTCGCGGCTGGCGATTCCAACCTTCGGCCACCTTGCCGACGGCAACCTGCACGTGAACATCATGTATCACCGCGCCGATGCCGCTGAGGCGAAGCGCGCGGAGGACGCGGTGCAGACGTTGATGGAAACGGTAGTTGCGCTCGGCGGCGCGATCTCCGGTGAGCACGGCATCGGACTCGCGAAGACGCCGTTCCTGCGCATCCAGCACTCGCCCGCGCAGGTGAAGGCGATGCAGGCGGTGAAGCGCGCGCTCGACCCGCGCGGCATCTGCAATCCGGGGAAAATGTTCGAGCCCGTGCGCATCTGGAAATTCCAGAAGCTGGCCGTCTCGTTCCCGTGGGATCACAAGTGA